The Phycodurus eques isolate BA_2022a chromosome 5, UOR_Pequ_1.1, whole genome shotgun sequence DNA segment TCACtattaaaacattattattattattattttattccttgAAATGTATGTGGCCAACATTAATGCAACCATGACTGTATTACACAATCCTAAATCGTATAGTGCCTTCACTTAAGgatatacttattttttttactcttagGGACTTAAGAGagtattattttgtattctttaGGTGAGTGGTGTCAATCTTTtacttttgaatttttttccccccgctatttttatttttattgttttatgttattgttgtttgcTATCTGAGACAAATGGTTTCTTCCTGAAGAAGTATCAAGAAAATGTCAGAGAGCAGTGATACTCATTTCGCACGTAATCATTTTGAACTGTTTTGCAACATTTACTTaggtacattttattatttaacttatatgcaatacattttaattgaatcattagtTAAGTACAGTTTATTTTCTTATAGTAAAGCACATTATTGATGTTTGAActatgcataatgttacagtggcttacaataatatacttttaagtaATAAAACTACTACACTagtgcattttaatgttggttacGATGATGGTAGGCACCTGGAGTGctaaatatttttcaagaacCACTGTCAGAGAAAACAGTAAAATGTGAAGGTATTGGTGCCAAGGAGAGCCAACATCCTGGACATTAAGCCTGTGTATTTTTCAGACTTTTTAAAGGtggattaaatttaaaaaaaaaccactagTTACTgtaggtttatatatatatatatatatatatatatatatatatatatatatatatattattattattattatgtttttttcccccgaatCTGCCACTGGGAAGTTTCTAGAGTGTCCTGTCCACGCCAATCATAATGAAAGTTTGCAGTTCTTTGCGACGTCACATGTAAACGACAGTACATGCAGTTCTCTTAAAAATGGGCGCACGTAACATggagcaaaacaaacaaggtggCCGCTTGGTCCCGCCCTCTCGTCTTTCGTGGGCCACTTTCAAACAAGAGGGCGGGCTCAAAAGGCTTTTTGGACCAACCATCGTTCGCCTTTAGGTTTAAACAGCGCCTGCGTGTCAATCATGTTTGTTGTGCCCGCCCCCTCTCTGCCTCCCTGGCGTCAAGCTCGCTAACCAAGTCGGTCTACCTCATCGCCATATTGGCTTCGGGGAAGCTCCTGTGTGCATtttctctgttttgtttttattttcccagcGGATTTAAAGTGACAAGAAGCGGCTGCGAGTTGGCGGAGGCGACGCAGAGCTATCGCGGTTATCGGTTGAATGGCGTGAAcggcttttttttctcccttttccCCTCTTCAACCTACGTAGCTTATTATATTTTTGGATCTTACCCAGCgaagagttgttgtttttcacccCGAAAAAAAGTGGACGCTCCcggctgtgtttgtgtgtgtttgtcggtggtggtggaggggtggggggggggggggggataaaaacaacacaaaaaaatgtccgATGTTCGACTTTCCAGCGGGAGCCCGACGTTGGAGCGGAACGAGCCGCGCTTGTCGGGGCACCCGAAGCCGTCAGCCTGCCGCAACCTCTTCGGCTCGGTGGACCACGACGAGCTCCGGCGGGATTTAAAGGGACACCTGCGGGAGTTGGAAGAGGCCGCCGCCGCTAAGTGGAGCTTCGATTTCGCCTCGGACGACCCGCTGGAAAACAACGCCGGGTTCCGCTGGGAGCTGGTGGACTGTTGCGACGTGCCGGACTTTTATACGCGGCCGCCGAGGCGGGGGGCTTCGGGGAATAACCGTGTGGATGTAAACGGAAACCACCGCTGTGTCGTCGGGGAGCCCGAGGAGGAGCGAGCCGGTGGGCCGACGTCGTGCCCGGAGCAGTGCACCGCGTTGAGGAAGAGACCTGCCTGTCACGGTACTTAATTAACCTCCCCAACGGACTACTCCACATTTCGTGTCGTcccattttgtaattttttttattttaattttttttttaattatttttttattttgtgtatttttattttttacaccttTTTATGCTTTTCCCAGAGCCCTCAACCCAAAGTAAGAGGTCGCACAGCAGCCCGGCTGAGTTTCCGAACCGGAGCCGTGCCGCCGAACACACGCCCAGAAAGAGCAGCGGAAGCCCGGGGAGACAAACGTGAGACCGACGGTGAGAGTTTGTTTTGCTACAAATGGACTCCACACAAGTGCTGTGATCAAAGGCTGTCTTTCCTCCAttcactactactactactactactactactactacatcgGCTAGTAGTGGTTTTAGTAGTAGTAAGAGTTTGTTGTGAATGTACAGAcaaatgtttctaaaaaaataagataacaGCAgtaaacaagtttaaaaaatataaaattatgtAAAGATAATTTTATATAATGTGTGAATGTACGGACAAACATTACTAATTGTGTGAAAGTGCTATTACGTGTAGTTTTGGCAAGTCTGCGTCCACGCACGCGCTCGCAGTGGCGTGTTTGCGCGTGCGACGGATGCGCgcacgtttgtttttttaattttttttattattattttttcgcTGCACCTGGTTCGCGAGTTGTAAACAACTCGCGTGCGTGACTGCGAGCGTAGTAGTAGTAACACGTCAGCAGCCACTGCCCTCATGCGCGTGTACGCAAGGcggagggggtgggggaggggagggggactGTTCTCTTGCGTGCACATCTGTCGACGCCCCTGTGTGTGCAAAACTGCAAACTTACACGGTTTTGTGCTTTTGTCGAGTTAAGTTGTCGTGTTTTCCACGATTTACGATGCATGCTTTTTGCACGCTGCTTGTCAAGATATTCCGAACCCCAAACCTTTCTAATTTGCGTGTTATCTCACGGTGGAGAGCTTTAAAACTAATTTGTTAAactaatggtttttttttgtttgtttgtttgtttgtttttttaaatcaagagtGCAGTTTTGCATGCTTAGTATGGTATtcatgtataaatatatactgcaagtatttttttttgttgcaggctTTGCTCTAATAATATTAATTCAACACCATAAGCCAAAAATGTTCCAATTTGCGGAGTATGTCACTTTAGAGAGCtgttttgatttaatttatCATTAATTTCATGCTACAATTTGCCCTCAGAAATTTTTTATTGACGAGGGTTGCATtttattgtgattatttttgtagttttgatgTGCCGAGTTCAAAATCACAAGTGTGCAGTCACTTAATTTGCTTGCTTGAGTGCTTAAAACTTCCCTTATAGTACTGGAAATGTTTACACTGCATTGCTGTTATAATTATGCTGCCGCTGGTTCTCTTACTGAAAAACACCTAATTTACTCCATGAACATGTATACAAATCTAACAAAATAGTtttacaatttttggggggattattatttatttattattttaagtgtTGTAGGCTTTCCTCGTGGTCATGTTTATGCAGTTTGGTCTGTAATTGACTCTGATGTATATGCTATGTATGTCCAGCTTCATGTCCCGATTCGTATTTAAATAACTCcctttctgtttttgttctccCCCCTCTCACAGAACTGAAGAAGCATTTTTCTCGGCGTACGTTTGGGGGGAAACCCTCCAGTGttggtcaactttttttttttttttctcgttttgGAAGAAGAGGAAGTACACGCATCATGAGAAACATATCAGCTCTCCTCAAGGACGCTGTTGAAGCACTGAATAAGAAaaacactattaaaaaaaaaaaaaaaaaaaaaaagcaagttgtggcactcaaaagattttttgtttttgtttgcgtaAAGTTACTGCCTCTGAAAAAGCAGTCGATGTAGCAGTGTGCAATTAggtttgatttttgtttatttgctcCTTTTTGTACTACCTGTGtgtatataaattatattttttttctccatatgtAGCACATAAAACAACATTGTGATTTGAAGACAAATCCTTTAtacttatatattatatattaaaaacaaaacaaggtgtGAATTTTGATTTGACTTGAAGAATTGCAGTGTAGTTTGATtccaaaatgctgttttattatttactgaAAGGCAGTCttgactttggaaaaaaaaaaaaaaaaattaataataaatacaaatatatacagtatatgtatttaGCTGAAGTCTCTCGACAGTGTATCTTCACTCGGTCATCTTCCAAGCTGGTCAGTGAAGAGCGGTACAAATGTAGCGACTATTTTATGTTCCCCTCGCAGGATtgcaaaattttttattttgttctatttAAATGGCCCTAATATTTGTgatggaggatttttttttttcttttcttggagTTTGATTGTTTTCCATTTGTGTTCCTTGCACACCTCAGCCTTTTTTACAAATGCTGCGATGGAGTTGCGAGGTACtttttgaagagaaaaaaaaaacggtgcgAAAGGTTGCAGGTCGCGTGTAAAGCCCTCCTCTTCAAGTTGCCCGCCATAATTAATCCggtttgaatgtttttacaaGACCAAACTGATGGCCGCCAAGTGCTTCTTTTGACTTCACATAGTTTGACTTTGTGATAACTTTGAACTAAATCCACATTTATATATCTGTTTGTGTTTAGCCTGCTGAGGATGCTGCTGTTGGCAtctaaaagctttttttttttattttttttttttttattattattatttttttttttagcctaatGTTCTGACCCAGTGTCAAACTGGACCAGATGGAGAAACATCATCAGCTCGTCTCAGAAATGCAGTCACTATTGCCTGTGTActtttgtgtaaatatttgGTTTGTACattcttttgtttaaaaaaaaaaaaaaaaaaaaagttaaaaaaaaaaacactgagaaatTATACTAACTTATTTATGTCAAGCTTTTTGtagaatataaaaaaacaaatggttaTTTTTAATTCACGTTTATCCAAAGTGGcatttactttattgtaattccattttttttaaagcattttgtggtgttttatatatatatatatatatatatatatatatatatatatatatatatcaacaaGGTTGCAAACTGAGCccaataaaatatttgatgtggattttttattttttgttttgtaatgtgtgGTTATAAAATGTTGCAATCAATTAAAAAGATAAATTTGAATCTAAATATACTTGtggcttatttatttttaatatacttgtgtgtgtttattaaaaataagtatATTCAGGTTCAATTTTATCTTGTGTGTTtataccctgcgattggcgggcgaccggttcagggtgtaccccgccttgactgggataggctcccgtacgcccgcgacccttgtgaggataaagcggtacagaaaatggatggatcaatgggtgggtgtgtgtgtttagttaaaggtttgactttttttttttctggaaaaatactaGAAGTATGCAAGTGAATTCCATCCCAGTGTAAACGTACGAGCAGGCTGATGATTGACAGGCGGCTTGTCCAATCAAAAGGTGAGGAGAAAGCAGCCCAATCTCTTCAGCCAGTCACATTGTGTAATTTATCACAGGAAAACGGCTTTCCTGGAGAGAAAATAAAGAGCCAACAACACAAAAGCAGAGGTTAAATAGTGAAAGCACAAAcgcataattaaaaaatatgttccttttttcccccccttaaaGTGTTTTTGAGCAAACGGATTTTCTGTGGGTGTTTTAGTGTGGCAAGTGACAAGCTGAGCGGAAGGGAAACGCCCTCTTTTGTTGTTAGTGCATTTACGATTTGCACAATGAGCTTAATGTCTTCTCAAAATGGATCTTAGTTCACGTACAGTAGGGGGAAATCCCTTTTTTATTTGGCATGACAGAATTtatcaatattttcatttgttgaaaGGGTGTAAATTGAGTGATAGGGTTTGAAAAAATAACATGCATGCAGTGGCTGGCTCTGATCAGTTAAAGATATATTTAGTACTGCGTTGGCCTATGAtgatgtttatatatataaacggTGCAAATTTTGATTTGACTTGAAGAATTGCAGTGTAttttgttagtgtgtgtgtgtgcgtagtGAATGACTGACATTATTTACATATAAAGACAAATATTTCCATTATTGTGTATGTGAATGGAAAGACAGTATTTAATGTATGTGTATGCAAATTGAATGATGGTAATAtatgtggtgaaaaaaaaaaaagtaaactgtATGTAAATGGCAATacgttttttacattttgtatgggAATGGAAAGCTGGTATTCAGAATTATAGGTTTGTGAATGGATAGTGTTTGAATTTAGTTTGTAAGTGAACGGACAgtatttaaattgtgttttgacATTGTAGAAAGTTGGTTGTAATTGTCAAAGATGCTCTTTTTTCTTTAGGTAATCTCCTCCACCTGTGTCTTCTGTTGCCTCCGCCACTTCCTGTGAGCCAACCACAGGAAGACACCTGCAGCCGTgctcgcgcgtgtgtgtgtgaggggtcCAGTCATGAAGTGTGCAGGTGGGCAACCTCAGCTCAAGCCATCCACCCCCACCCTGAGCCGGGCCCAT contains these protein-coding regions:
- the cdkn1bb gene encoding cyclin dependent kinase inhibitor 1Bb: MSDVRLSSGSPTLERNEPRLSGHPKPSACRNLFGSVDHDELRRDLKGHLRELEEAAAAKWSFDFASDDPLENNAGFRWELVDCCDVPDFYTRPPRRGASGNNRVDVNGNHRCVVGEPEEERAGGPTSCPEQCTALRKRPACHEPSTQSKRSHSSPAEFPNRSRAAEHTPRKSSGSPGRQT